A window of the Pseudomonas gozinkensis genome harbors these coding sequences:
- a CDS encoding putative 2-aminoethylphosphonate ABC transporter permease subunit — MNSNLALPLPQKQARQVSGAEVGDRIFVLGGKLLLLVLLGVAVLLPLLAIFWRGFSSEAGQGGGWLAAKELVTSDNFHWLLGNSLKVSLSVAAIVVPLAYLFAYALQRTLIPAKGIWRGISLLPLMAPSMLPGIALVYLFGNQGMLRGLLSDNIYGFWGIVLGEVIYTFPHALMILLSALSLADARLFDAASSMGASPAKAFRSITWPATRQAVFAAFCLVFTLTITDFGVPVVVGGDYQVLALEAYKAVVGQQQFGRGALIGMVLLLPALFSFGVDAWLRRRHGDSMSGRAQVFKPAPSKKRDAFYLSVVLLISAALLLVFGMAVFSSLVKFWPYNLSLSLNHYQFNETAGGGWLAYGNSLKMALGTALIGSVLIFTGAYLMEKTRSQRGLNLTLRMLSFVPMAVPGLVLGLGYVFFFNLTGNPLHVLYGTMTLLIVCTIAHYLTTAQMTATTALRQLDAEFEAAALSLKAPLYRHYLRVTVPICLPALLDIVRYLFVSAMTTVSAAIFLYSPDTILAAVAVLNMDDAGNVGGAAAMSTLILFTSAGVSLLLAWASRGLLRRSQAWRQTAPGH; from the coding sequence ATGAACAGCAACCTCGCACTGCCGCTACCGCAAAAGCAGGCGCGGCAGGTGTCCGGGGCCGAGGTCGGCGACCGGATCTTCGTCCTCGGCGGCAAACTCCTGCTGCTGGTGTTGCTCGGTGTGGCGGTGCTGTTGCCATTGCTGGCGATCTTCTGGCGCGGTTTCAGCAGCGAAGCCGGGCAGGGCGGTGGCTGGCTCGCCGCGAAAGAGTTGGTGACCAGCGACAATTTCCACTGGCTGCTCGGCAACAGCCTGAAAGTTTCCCTCAGCGTTGCGGCCATCGTCGTACCGCTGGCCTACCTGTTTGCCTACGCCTTGCAGCGCACGTTGATTCCGGCAAAAGGCATCTGGCGCGGTATTTCGCTGCTGCCGCTGATGGCACCTTCGATGTTGCCGGGGATTGCGCTGGTCTATCTGTTCGGCAATCAGGGCATGTTGCGCGGGCTGCTGTCGGACAACATCTACGGTTTCTGGGGGATTGTTCTGGGTGAGGTGATCTACACCTTCCCACACGCCTTGATGATTTTGCTGTCAGCCCTGTCGCTGGCGGATGCGCGATTGTTCGACGCTGCGTCGAGCATGGGCGCCAGTCCTGCGAAAGCCTTCCGCAGCATTACCTGGCCGGCGACTCGCCAAGCCGTGTTCGCCGCGTTCTGCCTGGTGTTCACCCTGACCATCACCGATTTCGGGGTGCCGGTGGTGGTCGGTGGCGACTATCAGGTGCTGGCGCTGGAAGCCTACAAAGCGGTGGTCGGCCAGCAGCAATTCGGTCGTGGCGCGTTGATCGGCATGGTTCTGTTGCTGCCGGCGCTGTTCAGCTTCGGCGTTGATGCCTGGCTGCGTCGTCGTCACGGCGACTCCATGAGCGGCCGCGCCCAGGTGTTCAAACCGGCGCCGTCGAAGAAGCGCGATGCCTTTTATCTCAGCGTGGTCCTGCTGATCAGCGCCGCGTTGCTGCTGGTGTTCGGCATGGCGGTGTTCTCGTCGCTGGTGAAGTTCTGGCCGTACAACCTGTCGCTGTCGCTCAACCACTATCAGTTCAACGAAACCGCCGGCGGTGGCTGGCTGGCCTACGGCAACAGTCTGAAGATGGCGCTGGGCACGGCGCTGATTGGCAGCGTGCTGATCTTCACCGGCGCCTACCTGATGGAAAAGACCCGCAGCCAGCGCGGGTTGAATCTGACACTGCGAATGCTCAGTTTCGTACCGATGGCGGTGCCGGGGCTGGTGCTGGGTCTGGGTTACGTCTTCTTCTTCAACCTGACCGGCAACCCGCTGCACGTGCTGTACGGGACCATGACCCTGCTGATCGTCTGCACCATTGCTCACTATTTGACCACTGCGCAGATGACCGCCACCACCGCACTGCGCCAGCTCGACGCCGAGTTCGAAGCCGCCGCGCTGTCGCTCAAGGCGCCGCTGTACCGGCATTACCTGCGGGTCACCGTGCCGATCTGCCTGCCGGCGCTGCTGGACATCGTGCGCTACCTGTTCGTCTCGGCCATGACCACCGTGTCCGCCGCGATCTTCCTCTATAGCCCCGACACCATCCTCGCGGCAGTAGCAGTGCTGAACATGGATGACGCCGGCAACGTCGGCGGCGCGGCGGCGATGTCGACCCTGATTCTGTTCACCTCGGCGGGTGTGTCCCTGTTGCTGGCGTGGGCTTCGCGCGGCTTGCTGCGCCGCTCCCAGGCCTGGCGGCAAACGGCGCCGGGCCACTGA
- a CDS encoding LysR family transcriptional regulator has product MLSAELKAFYMVARLGSITLAAKKLGLSQPTVTTQIRNLESQYSVELFYRGGRRLSVSDEGARLLPMVKALLQQEADIEFFLRNSGQVQGTLRIAATAPYYILDLVKTFRERLPQVEVSVEIGNSQQVLEALEDYRVDVAASSQLLDDARLIRRVLGSDPLVLAVHRNHPLAAHDHVTLSALAGHTLLMRESGSTTRRLTEELLASAGVSFGPLLEIGSRESIREAVLRNIGISIIARQEVPHDPQLRVLTLENAPQIPEYLYCLKERKNARLPAAFLGLAQEMSPA; this is encoded by the coding sequence GTGCTGAGTGCCGAGCTGAAAGCGTTTTACATGGTGGCCCGTCTGGGCAGCATCACGCTGGCGGCGAAAAAGCTCGGCCTCAGCCAACCGACCGTGACCACTCAGATTCGCAATCTGGAAAGCCAGTATTCGGTGGAGCTGTTCTACCGTGGCGGCCGACGCCTGAGTGTCAGCGACGAAGGCGCGCGGCTGTTGCCGATGGTTAAGGCGCTGTTGCAGCAGGAGGCCGATATCGAGTTCTTCCTGCGCAACAGCGGCCAGGTGCAGGGCACGCTGCGCATTGCCGCCACCGCGCCGTATTACATCCTCGATCTGGTGAAGACCTTCCGCGAGCGTTTGCCGCAGGTGGAAGTCTCGGTGGAAATCGGTAATTCACAGCAGGTGCTCGAAGCGCTGGAGGATTACCGGGTGGATGTCGCGGCATCCTCGCAGTTGCTCGACGATGCCCGGCTGATCCGTCGGGTGTTGGGCAGCGATCCACTGGTGCTGGCGGTGCATCGCAATCATCCACTGGCGGCGCACGACCATGTGACGCTGAGTGCGCTGGCCGGGCATACCTTGTTGATGCGCGAGTCCGGTTCGACGACTCGGCGCCTGACCGAAGAGTTGCTGGCCAGTGCTGGCGTCAGTTTCGGCCCGTTGCTGGAGATCGGCAGCCGCGAGTCGATCCGCGAAGCGGTGTTGCGCAACATCGGCATCAGCATCATTGCCCGCCAGGAAGTGCCGCACGATCCGCAGTTGCGGGTGTTGACCCTGGAGAATGCGCCGCAGATTCCCGAATACCTTTACTGCCTCAAGGAACGCAAGAACGCCCGGTTGCCAGCGGCGTTTCTCGGACTGGCCCAGGAAATGTCCCCGGCCTGA
- a CDS encoding putative 2-aminoethylphosphonate ABC transporter ATP-binding protein → MNPAIATALTNPGAPMKVRGVQKRFGAFTALDNVSLDVAAGELVCLLGPSGCGKTTLLRCIAGLEKQDSGELYLGERDVSHLAPQARDYGILFQSYALFPNLTVEANIAYGLAGSGRDEVRRRVGQMLELVGLSGSEKKYPGQLSGGQQQRVALARALAPAPSLLLLDEPMSALDARVREHLCTELRQLQRNLGITTLMVTHNQDEAMLMADRIAVMNNGKVEQYATPQEIYNRPATPFVAEFVGQGNWLPFQRSSDSHAKVGGMNLRLADGSVHSPSGRLFCRPEAINVNPLVHEENLFPAKVREITFLGNRCRMSFELDQLPGHALLAELAPEAMPRLGAQQIMVALPPRSLQVFA, encoded by the coding sequence ATGAACCCTGCAATCGCAACTGCCCTGACCAACCCCGGCGCACCGATGAAAGTGCGCGGCGTGCAGAAGCGCTTCGGCGCATTCACGGCGCTGGATAACGTCTCCCTCGATGTCGCGGCCGGTGAGCTGGTGTGCCTGCTCGGCCCGTCGGGCTGTGGCAAGACCACGCTGCTGCGTTGCATTGCCGGTCTGGAGAAGCAGGACAGCGGCGAGTTGTACCTCGGCGAGCGCGACGTTTCCCACCTCGCCCCGCAGGCTCGGGACTACGGCATTCTGTTCCAGTCCTACGCGCTGTTCCCCAATCTGACCGTCGAAGCGAACATTGCCTACGGCCTCGCCGGCAGCGGTCGCGATGAAGTGCGCCGTCGCGTCGGTCAGATGCTGGAACTGGTCGGCCTCAGCGGCAGTGAGAAAAAGTACCCGGGCCAATTGTCCGGCGGCCAGCAACAACGTGTGGCACTGGCCCGCGCTCTGGCACCGGCGCCGTCGCTGCTGTTGCTCGACGAACCGATGTCGGCCCTCGATGCCCGGGTGCGCGAGCATCTGTGCACCGAGCTGCGCCAACTGCAACGCAACCTCGGCATCACCACCCTGATGGTCACCCACAATCAGGACGAAGCCATGCTGATGGCCGACCGCATCGCCGTGATGAACAACGGCAAGGTCGAGCAGTACGCCACCCCGCAGGAAATCTACAACCGCCCGGCCACGCCGTTCGTGGCCGAGTTTGTCGGCCAGGGCAACTGGCTGCCGTTCCAGCGCAGCAGCGACAGCCACGCCAAGGTCGGCGGGATGAACCTGCGCCTGGCCGATGGCAGCGTCCATAGTCCGTCGGGCCGGCTGTTCTGCCGCCCGGAAGCGATCAACGTCAATCCGCTGGTGCATGAGGAAAACCTGTTCCCGGCCAAGGTCCGCGAGATCACTTTCCTCGGCAACCGCTGCCGCATGAGCTTCGAACTCGATCAATTGCCAGGCCATGCCTTGCTCGCCGAACTGGCGCCGGAAGCCATGCCGCGCCTCGGCGCCCAGCAGATCATGGTCGCCTTGCCGCCACGCAGCCTGCAGGTGTTTGCCTGA